In Nitrospirota bacterium, the DNA window AAGAATCCCTTCACTCTCAGCGTGCTCTATCATAAACTTGGCAATGCGGTCTTTAACACTCCCGGTAGGATTAGCCCCCTCAAGCTTTGCATATATCTTAACATTCTTATTGGGATTAAGCCTGCTTATCTCCACCAGAGGTGTATTACCGATTGCATCTATGAGCGACTTATACAGCATGACTCCCTCTCTCATTACTCATTGCTAAATACTCATTGCTCATTGCTTCTTATACTCATCGCTTCTTATACTTACTTACCTTCAACGACAATCTGCCTGAAGTCCGCAAATTTGAGAAAGAGATCTCTCAGCATACTCATTAATGACAGCCTGTTATTCCTCAGATTAATATCCTTGTCCATTACCAGTACCTTGTCAAAGAAAGAGTCTACATTCGATTTTAAATCAGCGATTAAAGAGAATGCCTTCCAGTAATTATATTCCTTCTTCGCCAGCATAGCATTATATTCTGCTTTTTTATAAGCTTCGTAAAGCCCTTTTTCCTCATCCTCTTTTAAAAGCCCTTCTTTAAACACACTCATAAAATCAGCAGGGATTATATTCATCACACGTTTGAATGAAATAGTAAGGGCATCAAACTCCGGCTTGATCCTGTACCGGTCCAGCGCTGTTATCCTCAGAAAGGCATCATATGGATCATCAAGATCTGTTGAGATAACTGCCCTCACGCAATCATACCTGTATCCCTCAGTAACAACAAGTGTACTGAGTCTCTCTCTGAAGAATTCTATAACATTATTTATAATCTCATTATATTTTACTTCCGCAATTATACCTTTGTAGTTAGAAAGACTTACCTCTGCCACTTTCTTCAAATCCACATGGTGCCCACCTTTAATCAGGATATGGAGGATACCGATAGCCTGACGTCTCAACGCATAAGGGTCATTAGAACCGGTAGGAACATTCCCCGAACCGAAACAGCCTGTTATATTATCCATCTTCTCTGCAACCGCAAGTATTTTACCTGCCTTTGTAGCAGGAAGCATGTCTCCTGAAAACCGGGGTAAATATTGCTCAAATATGGCCATTGCTACCTCACCCTTTTCCCCCTGTCTTAAGGCATACTCCCTCCCCATGACCCCCTGAAGTTCAGGAAACTCTCCAACCATGTCTGTCATAAGGTCCGCTTTAGATAACTCTGCAGATCGTTCTGCAATAGGGGCAATCTCTGACATGTTAAACAGTTCTGAAAAGTGACTTACTGATGACCTTAATCTTACAACCTTCTCAGACATAGTGCCAAGTTTAGCCATAAAGACTACCTGTCCAAGTTTCACAGACCGGTCCTCAAGCCTTAAAGTGCAATCAGCATCAAAAAAGAACTTTGCATCAGACAACC includes these proteins:
- a CDS encoding glycine--tRNA ligase subunit beta, with product MHKDILLEIGTEELPARFIPAAITGIKDAAERLLTDNRIRFREISVYGTPRRLALIVREADEMQEDVVIEVSGPPKSAAYSADGIPTKAAVGFARGQGIDISQLKIQHTDKGEYLFAEKHEKGKKTKDVLPELLNNLLTSIAFPKSMRWNDTRVRFARPLRWLLAIYGDEVIGLDFAGVKSGRISYGHHFMSPESFVVNNPDDYISSLKERFVIADQSERLKRVEEQLKDISNEKGGLVVPDEDLLKEVAFLTEYPVAVCGRFDDGFLSLPKDVLVTVLREHQRSFLIEKDRGGSLPYFISVSNTMPGDIGVIRSGYERVVRARLSDAKFFFDADCTLRLEDRSVKLGQVVFMAKLGTMSEKVVRLRSSVSHFSELFNMSEIAPIAERSAELSKADLMTDMVGEFPELQGVMGREYALRQGEKGEVAMAIFEQYLPRFSGDMLPATKAGKILAVAEKMDNITGCFGSGNVPTGSNDPYALRRQAIGILHILIKGGHHVDLKKVAEVSLSNYKGIIAEVKYNEIINNVIEFFRERLSTLVVTEGYRYDCVRAVISTDLDDPYDAFLRITALDRYRIKPEFDALTISFKRVMNIIPADFMSVFKEGLLKEDEEKGLYEAYKKAEYNAMLAKKEYNYWKAFSLIADLKSNVDSFFDKVLVMDKDINLRNNRLSLMSMLRDLFLKFADFRQIVVEGK